A section of the Fusobacterium perfoetens genome encodes:
- the nifU gene encoding Fe-S cluster assembly scaffold protein NifU produces the protein MQYSEKVMDHFMNPRNMGVIENPDGYGKIGNPSCGDIMEIFLKIDNDIITDVKFRTFGCASAIATSSISTEMIIGKDIHEALKITNKVVAEALDGLPPVKMHCSVLAEEAVKAAIEDYLSKKQK, from the coding sequence ATGCAATATTCAGAAAAAGTAATGGATCACTTTATGAATCCTAGAAACATGGGAGTAATAGAAAATCCAGATGGATACGGAAAAATAGGAAACCCATCTTGTGGAGATATAATGGAAATATTCCTAAAAATAGATAACGATATTATAACTGATGTTAAATTTAGAACATTTGGATGTGCATCAGCAATAGCAACATCATCAATTTCAACAGAAATGATTATAGGGAAAGATATTCATGAAGCATTAAAAATTACAAATAAAGTAGTTGCTGAAGCTCTTGATGGTCTTCCACCAGTAAAAATGCACTGCTCAGTGCTTGCTGAAGAAGCAGTTAAAGCTGCTATAGAAGATTACTTATCTAAAAAACAAAAATAG
- the nifS gene encoding cysteine desulfurase NifS, producing MKIYLDNNATTRLDDDAFNAMIPFFKEEYGNAFSLHLFGRETGKAVSESRKVIADLLGVIPEEIIFTGSGTEGDNLAIRGVARAYKNRGKHIIVSSIEHPGVRNTCKDLEKEGYEITVLNVDENGVVDLEQLKSAIKDETILISVMHANNETGVIQPIEEIGKIAKENKILFHVDAVQSMGKLPIDPKGMGIDLLVFTAHKFYGPKGVGALYVRNGVRLGKVITGGGQERKLRPGTTNTPLIVGMAKALEKAYAEREEENKRVGALRDYFEEEILKRIPEIVINGKNVPRLPGTSSVTFKYVEGESILLSLSMKGIAVSSGSACSSDELQASHVLLAMGIPEEFAHGTIRFSLGKYNTKEEIDYTIEAVTEVIGKLRMMSPLWNEFNR from the coding sequence ATGAAAATATATTTAGATAACAATGCAACAACAAGACTTGATGATGATGCTTTTAATGCTATGATACCTTTCTTTAAAGAAGAATATGGAAATGCATTCAGTCTTCACTTATTTGGAAGAGAAACAGGAAAAGCAGTATCAGAATCTAGAAAAGTAATAGCTGATCTTTTAGGAGTTATTCCTGAAGAAATAATATTTACTGGTTCTGGAACTGAAGGAGATAACCTTGCAATAAGAGGAGTTGCTAGAGCATATAAAAACAGAGGAAAACATATAATTGTAAGTTCAATAGAACACCCTGGTGTAAGAAATACATGCAAAGATTTAGAAAAAGAGGGATATGAAATAACAGTTTTAAATGTTGACGAAAATGGAGTTGTAGATTTAGAGCAACTTAAGTCAGCAATTAAAGATGAAACAATCCTTATTTCAGTAATGCATGCAAATAATGAAACAGGTGTAATACAGCCTATAGAAGAAATAGGAAAAATAGCTAAGGAAAATAAGATTTTATTCCATGTAGATGCAGTTCAGTCTATGGGAAAACTTCCTATTGATCCTAAAGGAATGGGAATAGACCTTCTTGTATTTACTGCTCATAAATTCTATGGACCAAAAGGAGTAGGAGCATTATATGTAAGAAATGGTGTGAGACTTGGAAAAGTTATTACAGGTGGAGGTCAAGAAAGAAAATTAAGACCAGGAACAACTAATACTCCTCTTATAGTTGGTATGGCTAAAGCCTTAGAAAAAGCTTATGCTGAAAGAGAAGAAGAAAATAAAAGAGTAGGGGCTTTAAGAGATTATTTTGAAGAGGAAATTTTAAAAAGAATACCTGAAATAGTAATCAATGGTAAAAATGTTCCTAGACTTCCTGGAACTTCAAGTGTAACTTTCAAATATGTAGAGGGAGAATCAATTCTTCTTTCACTTAGTATGAAGGGAATAGCAGTAAGTTCAGGATCTGCATGTTCATCTGATGAACTTCAGGCATCACATGTACTTCTTGCTATGGGAATTCCTGAAGAATTTGCTCATGGTACAATAAGATTCAGTCTTGGAAAATATAATACAAAAGAAGAAATAGATTATACAATAGAAGCTGTGACAGAAGTTATAGGAAAACTTAGAATGATGTCACCACTTTGGAATGAATTTAATAGATAA
- the nth gene encoding endonuclease III — protein MTKKEKVKYVLQKLEEKFGKPKCALNFETPFELLVAVILSAQCTDKRVNIVTEKMFREDKINTPEQFATMDLSEIEELIKSTGFYKNKAKNIQKAARQLLEKYNGELPKEMDKLLELGGVGRKTANVVRGEIWGLADGITVDTHVKRITNLLGLTEETDPVKIERDLMKIVPKKSWIDFSHYIILQGRDKCIARRPQCQECEIKEACRYYSKSIKK, from the coding sequence ATGACAAAAAAAGAAAAAGTAAAATATGTTTTACAGAAATTGGAAGAAAAATTTGGAAAACCTAAATGTGCTTTAAATTTTGAAACTCCTTTTGAACTTCTTGTGGCAGTAATTCTTTCTGCCCAATGCACAGACAAGCGTGTAAATATAGTTACAGAAAAAATGTTCCGTGAAGATAAGATAAATACACCAGAGCAGTTTGCAACTATGGATCTTTCAGAAATAGAAGAACTTATAAAGAGTACAGGTTTTTATAAAAATAAAGCAAAAAATATTCAGAAAGCAGCAAGGCAGCTGCTTGAAAAATATAATGGAGAACTTCCAAAAGAGATGGATAAACTTTTAGAGCTTGGAGGAGTAGGAAGAAAGACAGCAAATGTTGTCAGAGGAGAGATATGGGGTTTAGCAGACGGTATAACTGTTGATACTCATGTAAAAAGAATTACTAATCTTTTAGGTCTTACAGAAGAAACAGATCCTGTAAAAATAGAAAGAGATTTAATGAAAATAGTTCCTAAAAAAAGTTGGATAGATTTTTCTCACTACATAATTCTTCAGGGAAGAGATAAATGTATTGCAAGGCGTCCTCAATGCCAGGAATGTGAAATAAAAGAAGCATGCAGATATTATTCTAAGTCTATAAAAAAATAA
- a CDS encoding GNAT family N-acetyltransferase, with protein sequence MILLRETTESDIEEIYNHIHLDYVKKYCNDYEEQWKAHERWYKFLIHSDAYLLYTITSTETGKFLGCVKFELDGECAVINIYLVKDIREQGYSHGILTLSIEELQHEKPEVVVVLAYILEENEVSINAFKNLGFQYEGVENYKGIEHLLFVKTL encoded by the coding sequence TTGATTCTTTTAAGAGAAACGACAGAAAGCGATATTGAAGAGATATATAACCATATACATCTTGATTATGTAAAAAAATACTGTAATGATTATGAGGAACAATGGAAAGCTCATGAAAGATGGTATAAATTTTTGATACATTCAGATGCTTATCTTTTATATACAATAACAAGCACAGAAACAGGAAAATTTTTAGGATGTGTAAAATTTGAACTTGATGGAGAATGTGCAGTTATAAATATATATCTTGTGAAAGATATAAGAGAGCAAGGATATAGTCATGGAATATTAACACTTAGTATAGAAGAACTTCAGCATGAAAAACCTGAAGTAGTTGTTGTATTGGCATATATTCTTGAAGAAAATGAGGTTTCAATAAATGCTTTTAAAAATCTTGGTTTTCAATATGAAGGAGTTGAAAACTATAAAGGAATTGAACATCTGCTTTTTGTAAAAACATTATAA
- the tyrS gene encoding tyrosine--tRNA ligase, translating into MENVYDVLKDRGYLKQFTDEEAIKKLLGEEKITFYIGFDPTADSLHVGHFIAMMFMAHMQKFGHRPIALVGGGTAMVGDPSGRTDMRTMMTKETIAHNVSCIKKQMEKFIDFSDGKAILENNADWLLGLNYIDFLRDIGAEFSVNKMLAAECFKSRMEKGLSFLEFNYMLMQGYDFYVLNQKHNCKMELGGDDQWSNIIAGINLVRKKKQETVYGMTCTLLTNSEGKKMGKTAKGALWLDPAKTTPYEFYQYWRNIADEDVEKCLALLTFIPMDEVRRLGALKDAEINKAKVVLAYEITKMIHGTEEADKAKAAAEGAFGTGGDVSNLPTTEFSQDNFGINLIDYLTEQEVLKTKSEGRRLIQQNGMSLNGDKVTDIGYTINEESFKDGEALVKMGKKKFHRIVLK; encoded by the coding sequence ATGGAAAATGTTTACGATGTACTGAAGGACCGTGGATATTTAAAACAGTTCACAGACGAGGAAGCAATAAAGAAACTTTTAGGAGAAGAAAAAATTACTTTCTATATAGGATTTGACCCTACAGCAGACAGTCTGCATGTTGGGCATTTTATAGCCATGATGTTTATGGCACATATGCAGAAATTTGGACATAGACCAATTGCTCTTGTAGGAGGAGGTACAGCAATGGTTGGAGATCCAAGTGGAAGAACAGATATGAGAACAATGATGACAAAAGAAACAATAGCACATAATGTTTCATGCATAAAAAAACAAATGGAAAAATTTATAGATTTTTCAGATGGAAAAGCAATCCTTGAAAATAATGCTGATTGGCTTTTAGGTCTTAACTATATAGATTTTTTAAGAGATATAGGAGCAGAATTTTCTGTTAATAAAATGCTTGCAGCAGAATGTTTTAAATCAAGAATGGAAAAAGGATTATCTTTCCTTGAATTTAACTATATGCTTATGCAAGGGTATGATTTCTATGTGTTAAATCAAAAACACAATTGTAAAATGGAACTTGGTGGAGATGACCAATGGTCAAATATTATAGCTGGAATTAATCTTGTAAGAAAGAAAAAGCAAGAAACAGTATATGGAATGACTTGTACTCTTCTTACAAACAGTGAAGGAAAGAAAATGGGAAAAACAGCTAAAGGAGCATTATGGCTTGATCCTGCAAAAACAACTCCATATGAATTTTATCAATATTGGAGAAATATTGCTGATGAAGATGTAGAAAAATGTCTTGCTCTTTTAACATTTATTCCTATGGATGAAGTAAGAAGACTAGGAGCCTTAAAAGATGCTGAAATCAATAAAGCAAAAGTTGTTTTAGCTTATGAAATAACTAAAATGATTCATGGAACAGAAGAAGCAGACAAGGCTAAAGCTGCAGCAGAAGGAGCGTTTGGTACAGGAGGAGATGTATCTAATCTTCCTACAACAGAATTTAGTCAAGATAATTTTGGTATAAATCTTATAGATTATCTAACAGAACAAGAAGTTTTAAAAACTAAGAGTGAAGGAAGAAGACTTATTCAACAAAATGGTATGTCTTTAAATGGAGATAAAGTAACTGACATAGGATATACTATTAATGAGGAATCTTTCAAAGATGGAGAAGCTCTTGTAAAAATGGGTAAAAAGAAATTCCATAGAATAGTTTTAAAATAA
- a CDS encoding patatin-like phospholipase family protein, producing the protein MKIGLVLEGGGMRGIYTVGVLDTLLNYNYLADYLIGVSAGASNGVSYISGQKDRAKRTIINYIGDKRYLSISNYIKTGSLFGMDFLFKEIPEKLEIFDHDTFFRCKCDYRVGVTNVETGKEEYYGKEALVKEDKNILLQASASIPMAAPIVNYKGKKYLDGGTADPIPIKKAFEDGCDKVIVVLTRDRNYKKKPTPAKPIYSFVFRKYPKMVELLKMRHQIYNDTLDFIKEMEREGKAFVIAPDKPIEIERFEKDKNRLLKIYSNAVRDTEKFWEKYKDELEAETHKRV; encoded by the coding sequence ATGAAAATAGGTCTTGTACTTGAAGGCGGAGGTATGAGAGGAATTTATACTGTAGGAGTTCTTGATACACTTTTGAATTATAATTATCTTGCAGATTATCTTATAGGAGTTTCTGCAGGAGCTTCAAATGGTGTTTCATATATTTCAGGTCAGAAAGATAGAGCAAAGAGAACTATAATAAATTATATAGGAGACAAAAGATATCTAAGCATTTCAAATTATATAAAAACGGGTTCTCTTTTTGGAATGGACTTTCTTTTTAAAGAAATACCAGAAAAACTTGAAATATTTGATCATGATACTTTTTTCAGATGCAAATGTGATTACAGAGTGGGAGTAACAAATGTAGAAACAGGAAAGGAGGAATATTATGGGAAAGAAGCTCTTGTAAAAGAAGATAAGAATATACTCCTTCAAGCTTCAGCTTCTATTCCAATGGCAGCTCCCATAGTGAACTACAAAGGAAAAAAATATCTTGATGGAGGAACAGCAGATCCAATTCCTATAAAAAAAGCTTTTGAGGATGGGTGTGATAAGGTTATAGTAGTTCTTACAAGAGATAGGAATTATAAAAAGAAACCTACACCAGCAAAACCAATTTATAGTTTTGTTTTTAGAAAATATCCAAAGATGGTAGAGCTTTTAAAAATGCGTCATCAAATATATAATGATACTCTTGATTTTATAAAAGAAATGGAGAGAGAAGGAAAAGCATTTGTAATAGCTCCTGATAAGCCAATAGAAATAGAAAGATTTGAGAAAGATAAAAATAGATTGCTTAAAATCTATAGTAATGCAGTGAGAGATACTGAGAAATTTTGGGAAAAATATAAAGATGAATTGGAGGCAGAAACACACAAAAGAGTTTAA
- the secY gene encoding preprotein translocase subunit SecY, with product MTLMESFNAKLRGIMKIPELKARIVFTLLMFLVARVGTYIPAPGIDIERLSAMTAQNDLLGFINMFSGGAFQRISIFALGIVPYINASIVFSLLAVIIPKIEEIQKEGESGRAKISQWTRYVTILIAIMQGIGVCVWLTSSGLVIDPGLRFMLVTITILTAGTVFLMWVGEQISVNGIGNGVSLLIFLNVISRGPSNIVQTMQIMKESKFLIPILLAVAAAAVVVVGGIVLFQLGQRKIPVHYVGKGFGGRGGMAQNSYIPLKLNTAGVMPVIFASVMMMIPSLLIRSLPATFPFRDYLVLFFDSKHPVYMVLYALIIIFFSFFYTSIMFDPEKVADNLKQSGGTIPGIRPGLETVEYLEGVVTRITWGGAIFLAAICILPIIVFTAAGLPVFFGGTGIIIVVGVALDTVQQIDAHLVMKEYKGFL from the coding sequence TTGACTTTAATGGAAAGCTTTAACGCTAAACTAAGAGGAATCATGAAGATTCCTGAATTAAAAGCTAGAATCGTTTTTACCTTGTTGATGTTCCTAGTTGCTAGAGTGGGGACTTATATCCCTGCTCCAGGAATTGATATTGAAAGACTGTCAGCAATGACAGCTCAGAACGACCTTTTAGGGTTTATCAATATGTTTTCGGGAGGAGCCTTCCAGAGAATATCTATATTTGCATTAGGAATTGTTCCATATATCAATGCGTCTATTGTATTTAGTTTACTTGCTGTTATTATTCCGAAAATTGAAGAAATTCAAAAAGAGGGAGAATCAGGAAGAGCTAAAATAAGTCAGTGGACGAGATATGTGACAATCCTTATTGCGATTATGCAGGGTATTGGGGTATGTGTGTGGCTTACATCTTCTGGATTAGTAATCGATCCTGGATTAAGATTCATGTTGGTTACAATCACAATCTTAACAGCAGGAACAGTGTTCCTTATGTGGGTTGGAGAACAGATATCAGTTAACGGAATAGGAAACGGAGTTTCTCTTTTAATATTCTTAAATGTTATTTCAAGAGGTCCGTCAAACATAGTTCAGACTATGCAGATAATGAAAGAAAGTAAATTTTTAATACCTATACTTCTAGCAGTTGCAGCAGCAGCTGTTGTAGTTGTAGGTGGAATAGTTTTATTCCAGCTTGGTCAAAGAAAAATCCCTGTTCACTATGTTGGAAAAGGATTTGGTGGAAGAGGAGGAATGGCTCAAAATTCCTATATTCCTTTAAAACTTAATACTGCAGGAGTAATGCCTGTAATCTTTGCATCAGTAATGATGATGATACCATCATTGCTTATAAGATCATTACCTGCAACATTCCCGTTCAGAGATTATTTAGTTTTATTCTTTGACAGTAAACATCCTGTTTACATGGTGCTTTATGCTTTAATAATTATATTCTTCTCATTTTTCTATACATCTATTATGTTTGATCCAGAAAAAGTTGCTGATAACTTAAAACAGAGTGGTGGAACTATTCCTGGTATAAGACCAGGATTAGAAACAGTTGAATATCTAGAGGGAGTTGTTACAAGGATAACTTGGGGAGGAGCAATCTTCCTTGCAGCAATCTGTATACTTCCTATAATAGTCTTTACAGCAGCAGGACTTCCAGTTTTCTTTGGGGGAACAGGAATAATAATTGTTGTAGGGGTTGCACTAGATACAGTTCAGCAAATAGATGCCCACTTAGTAATGAAAGAATACAAAGGATTTCTATAA
- the rplO gene encoding 50S ribosomal protein L15, whose amino-acid sequence MELNELKPSVPRKARKRVGRGESSGLGKTAGKGSNGQKSRAGGGTKPGFEGGQMPIIRRTPKRGFSNYPFKKEYAIINLDVLNRFEEGTVVTPELLLETGLVSKLLDGLKVLGNGNLEKKISVEAHKVSKSAQKAIEEKGGSVEIIEVKTFADVAKNNK is encoded by the coding sequence ATGGAATTAAATGAATTAAAACCTTCTGTACCAAGAAAAGCTAGAAAAAGAGTTGGAAGAGGAGAATCTTCAGGATTAGGAAAAACTGCTGGTAAAGGAAGCAACGGTCAAAAATCAAGAGCTGGTGGAGGAACTAAACCTGGTTTTGAAGGTGGACAAATGCCTATCATCAGAAGAACTCCAAAAAGAGGATTCAGCAACTATCCATTCAAGAAAGAATACGCTATTATTAATTTAGATGTATTAAATAGATTTGAAGAAGGTACAGTTGTTACTCCTGAACTTTTATTAGAAACTGGATTAGTAAGTAAATTACTAGATGGATTAAAAGTTCTTGGAAACGGAAACTTAGAAAAGAAAATTTCAGTAGAAGCTCACAAAGTTTCTAAAAGTGCTCAAAAAGCAATTGAAGAAAAAGGTGGTTCAGTAGAAATCATTGAGGTTAAAACTTTTGCTGATGTAGCTAAAAACAATAAGTAA
- the rpmD gene encoding 50S ribosomal protein L30 codes for MAKVRIRLAKSIIGRKPNHIATVKSLGLKKMNSVVEHEATPELMGKIAQVSYLLDVEEVQ; via the coding sequence ATGGCAAAGGTTAGAATAAGACTTGCAAAAAGTATAATAGGAAGAAAGCCTAACCATATAGCTACTGTAAAGTCGCTAGGGCTTAAGAAGATGAATAGCGTGGTAGAACATGAAGCAACTCCAGAATTAATGGGAAAAATTGCTCAAGTTTCTTACCTGCTTGATGTAGAGGAGGTGCAATAG
- the rpsE gene encoding 30S ribosomal protein S5 has product MDREEKEFAEKLLKISRVSKTTKGGRTISFSVLAAVGNKEGKVGIGLGKANGVPDAIRKAVAAAKKNMIDVSLKGRTIPHETVGKWGATSIWMAPAYEGTGVISGSSCREILELVGVHNILTKIKGSKNKHNVAKATIEGLRGLRTAEEVAELRGKTVKEILS; this is encoded by the coding sequence ATGGATAGAGAAGAAAAAGAATTTGCAGAAAAATTATTAAAAATTTCTAGAGTATCTAAGACAACTAAAGGAGGAAGAACTATATCTTTTTCTGTTTTAGCTGCTGTTGGAAATAAAGAAGGAAAAGTAGGAATTGGTTTAGGAAAAGCTAACGGTGTTCCTGATGCAATCAGAAAAGCTGTTGCTGCTGCTAAGAAAAACATGATAGATGTTTCTCTTAAAGGAAGAACAATTCCTCACGAAACTGTTGGAAAATGGGGAGCAACATCTATATGGATGGCACCTGCATACGAAGGTACTGGGGTAATTTCTGGTTCTTCATGCAGAGAAATCCTTGAATTAGTAGGAGTTCATAACATCTTAACTAAAATTAAAGGATCTAAAAACAAACATAACGTTGCAAAAGCTACTATTGAAGGCTTAAGAGGATTAAGAACTGCTGAAGAAGTAGCAGAATTAAGAGGAAAAACTGTTAAGGAAATCTTAAGCTAG
- the rplR gene encoding 50S ribosomal protein L18, which yields MFKKVNRQAVRDRKHLSIRTKISGTAERPRLSIYRSNTNMFAQLIDDVNGVTLVSASTVDKELKAQIANGGNVEAAKLVGKLLAERAVAKEIKNVVFDRSGYIYTGRVAALAESARENGLNF from the coding sequence TTGTTTAAAAAGGTAAATAGACAAGCTGTTAGAGATAGAAAACACTTATCAATCAGAACTAAAATTTCTGGTACAGCTGAAAGACCAAGACTTTCTATATATAGATCAAACACTAATATGTTTGCTCAGTTAATAGATGATGTTAACGGAGTAACTTTAGTTTCTGCATCAACTGTTGATAAAGAGTTAAAAGCTCAAATCGCAAACGGTGGAAATGTAGAAGCAGCTAAATTAGTTGGAAAACTATTAGCAGAAAGAGCTGTAGCAAAAGAAATAAAAAATGTCGTATTTGACAGATCAGGATACATTTATACAGGAAGAGTTGCCGCTCTTGCAGAATCAGCAAGAGAAAACGGATTAAACTTCTAA
- the rplF gene encoding 50S ribosomal protein L6: MSRIGKKPIVVPAGVTVTVDGHKVTVKGPKGTLTKEFNKNLTIALEDGHVVVTRPNDSIEMRALHGTTRALIHNMVVGVSEGFKKVLNLVGVGYRAALKGKGLELALGYSHPVIIDEVPNITFAVEKNTTIIVEGIEKDVVGQVAAIIRSKRAPEPYKGKGVKYADEVIRRKEGKKS; the protein is encoded by the coding sequence ATGTCAAGAATAGGTAAAAAACCTATAGTGGTACCTGCTGGGGTTACTGTTACAGTTGACGGTCATAAAGTTACTGTAAAAGGGCCTAAAGGTACTTTAACAAAAGAATTTAACAAAAATTTAACAATAGCTTTAGAAGATGGTCATGTAGTTGTTACTAGACCAAATGATTCAATAGAAATGAGAGCTTTACATGGAACTACAAGAGCACTTATCCATAACATGGTTGTTGGTGTAAGTGAAGGGTTCAAAAAAGTTCTTAACCTAGTAGGGGTTGGATACAGAGCAGCATTAAAAGGTAAAGGATTAGAATTAGCTTTAGGATATTCTCATCCAGTTATTATTGATGAAGTTCCTAACATCACTTTCGCAGTTGAGAAAAATACTACTATCATAGTAGAAGGAATTGAGAAAGATGTTGTTGGTCAAGTAGCTGCTATCATCAGATCTAAGAGAGCTCCAGAGCCTTATAAAGGAAAAGGAGTTAAATATGCTGATGAAGTAATAAGAAGAAAAGAAGGTAAAAAATCGTAG
- the rpsH gene encoding 30S ribosomal protein S8 gives MFLTDPIADMLTRIRNANAVMHEKVDVPYSNLKLTIAKILKEEGYIANYKVITDGNVKNIRVYLKYAGKERVIKGLKRISKPGRRVYAPVDELPRVLSGLGIAIVSTSKGIVTDRVARKENVGGEILAFVW, from the coding sequence ATGTTTTTAACAGATCCAATCGCAGATATGTTGACAAGAATAAGAAATGCTAACGCAGTTATGCATGAGAAAGTTGATGTTCCTTATTCAAACTTAAAACTTACAATAGCTAAGATTTTAAAAGAAGAAGGTTATATCGCTAACTATAAAGTTATAACTGATGGTAACGTAAAAAATATAAGAGTTTACTTAAAATATGCAGGAAAAGAAAGAGTAATCAAAGGATTAAAGAGAATATCTAAACCAGGTAGAAGAGTTTACGCACCAGTAGACGAATTACCAAGAGTACTTTCAGGTCTTGGGATTGCTATCGTATCTACATCAAAAGGAATTGTTACTGATAGAGTAGCAAGAAAAGAAAATGTAGGTGGAGAAATCCTTGCATTCGTATGGTAA
- the rpsN gene encoding 30S ribosomal protein S14, which translates to MAKKSMIARDIKRAELCDKYAAKRAELKKRVLEGDQEAMFELTKLPANSSPVRKRNRCQLDGRPRGFMREFGMSRVKFRQLAGAGVIPGVKKSSW; encoded by the coding sequence ATGGCTAAAAAGTCAATGATCGCTAGAGATATAAAAAGAGCGGAACTTTGTGATAAATATGCAGCTAAAAGAGCTGAATTAAAGAAAAGAGTGCTTGAGGGAGATCAAGAAGCTATGTTTGAATTAACTAAACTTCCAGCTAACTCATCACCAGTAAGAAAAAGAAACAGATGTCAATTAGACGGAAGACCAAGAGGATTCATGAGAGAATTCGGAATGTCTAGAGTAAAATTCAGACAATTAGCAGGTGCTGGAGTTATACCTGGTGTTAAAAAATCATCTTGGTAG
- the rplE gene encoding 50S ribosomal protein L5, which produces MSKYVSRYHKLFDEVIRENLMKELDLKNIMECPTLEKIIVNMGVGEATQNAKLIDAAMNDLGIITGQKPLVRKAKKSEAGFKLREGMPIGAKVTLRKERMYDFLDRLVNVVLPRVRDFEGVPSNSFDGRGNYSLGLRDQLVFPEIEFDKVDKLQGMSITIVSSARTDEEGRALLKAFGMPFKK; this is translated from the coding sequence GTGTCTAAATACGTTTCTAGATATCACAAATTATTTGATGAAGTTATAAGAGAAAATCTAATGAAAGAATTAGATTTAAAGAATATCATGGAATGTCCAACATTAGAAAAAATTATCGTTAATATGGGAGTTGGAGAAGCTACTCAAAACGCGAAATTAATAGATGCAGCGATGAACGATTTAGGTATCATCACTGGACAAAAACCATTAGTAAGAAAAGCTAAGAAGTCAGAGGCTGGATTCAAATTAAGAGAAGGAATGCCAATCGGAGCAAAAGTTACTTTAAGAAAAGAAAGAATGTATGATTTTCTAGATAGATTAGTAAATGTAGTTCTTCCAAGAGTAAGAGATTTTGAAGGAGTTCCTTCAAACTCATTTGACGGAAGAGGAAACTACTCTTTAGGATTAAGAGATCAATTAGTTTTCCCTGAAATTGAATTCGATAAAGTAGATAAACTACAAGGTATGTCTATCACAATAGTATCTTCTGCTAGAACAGATGAAGAAGGAAGAGCTTTACTTAAGGCTTTCGGAATGCCTTTTAAAAAGTAA
- the rplX gene encoding 50S ribosomal protein L24, with protein MAKPKIKFVPASLHVKTGDTVYVISGKDKGKTGKVLKVFPKKGKIVVEDVNVVTKNMKPSQTNPQGGVVTKPAPIFSSKVMLFDAKAGKPTRVGYKVVDGKKVRYSKVSGEVL; from the coding sequence GTGGCTAAACCTAAAATTAAATTCGTTCCTGCATCACTTCATGTGAAGACAGGAGATACAGTATATGTAATTTCTGGTAAAGATAAAGGTAAAACTGGTAAAGTTTTAAAAGTATTCCCTAAAAAAGGAAAAATAGTTGTAGAAGATGTAAATGTAGTTACTAAAAACATGAAACCATCTCAGACAAACCCACAAGGTGGAGTTGTAACTAAACCTGCTCCAATATTCTCATCAAAAGTAATGCTTTTTGATGCGAAAGCTGGAAAACCAACAAGAGTTGGATACAAAGTAGTGGATGGTAAAAAAGTTAGATACTCAAAAGTGTCTGGAGAAGTTCTATAA
- the rplN gene encoding 50S ribosomal protein L14 has protein sequence MVQQQTILNVADNSGAKKLMIIRVLGGTKKRFGKIGDIVVCSVKEAIPGGNVKKGDVVKAVIVRTRKELRREDGSYIKFDDNAGVIINNNNEPKATRIFGPVARELRAKNFMKIVSLAPEVI, from the coding sequence ATGGTACAACAACAAACTATCCTTAACGTTGCAGACAACTCAGGTGCAAAAAAATTAATGATCATAAGAGTTCTTGGTGGAACTAAAAAAAGATTTGGAAAAATCGGGGACATAGTTGTATGCTCAGTAAAGGAAGCAATACCTGGTGGAAACGTTAAGAAAGGTGACGTAGTTAAAGCAGTTATTGTAAGAACAAGAAAAGAATTAAGAAGAGAAGACGGATCATATATAAAATTTGATGATAACGCTGGTGTTATAATTAATAACAATAATGAACCAAAGGCAACAAGAATATTCGGGCCTGTTGCAAGAGAGCTAAGAGCTAAAAACTTTATGAAAATAGTTTCTCTAGCTCCAGAAGTAATCTAA